The proteins below come from a single Stomoxys calcitrans chromosome 1, idStoCalc2.1, whole genome shotgun sequence genomic window:
- the LOC131994268 gene encoding E3 SUMO-protein ligase ZBED1-like isoform X1 yields MAEKRKSSAIWAHFEEIATEKAKCKYCKNILSIASGSIGNLSRHMKRKHPLIPIKVERQTQSIIHDLESNIIDQQQSTNIAKTASSVDIVDITNNSGSIASNARTQSNITQFLQKPPPARKVEKIDLQLLKMIVKGHHAFRLVEEPEFKILLELVSRCPNYTLPSRKKVSNVLLLSTYNDVLDDVKIQIQSASAVCLTTDGWTSRSHCSYLAVTAHYINNNTEMRAHLLSCVEFNERHTAENLAACIKELCIEFGILNKVSAVVTDNASNIVAAIRAGNWRWVGCFAHSLNLVVQNSLHPIDSILKKVRKIVTFFHKSSNALKKLYENQRQGTQTPLKLKHDVETRWNSTYEMLQRIFNLKDAVITTLSLIRPDLLFPLEEWDLIEEILPILKPFYQMTMDISAEKSVTLSKVLVLCNILEQTISKITSTNSIISNMLTILRNDLNTRFGSYERNYLYAESALLDPRFKRRAFKSEGSYDFAVQQLRERIIRIRLPDVDINNNSESAKLSPQNDDLDEPDYWKFFDEQYKNNTKTENNTAAAIKELDKYLKEDYIGRKLDPLKWWNLMKNVYPRLYIHVLKRLCITATSVPCERIFSATGQIISERRTHLKPSKVEKVVFLHNNM; encoded by the coding sequence ATGgctgaaaaaagaaaatccagTGCTATTTGGGCTCATTTTGAAGAAATTGCCACGGAAAaggcaaaatgcaaatattgcaaaaacatTCTCAGCATTGCCTCGGGTTCAATTGGGAACCTTAGTCGGCATATGAAAAGGAAACATCCTCTAATACCAATAAAAGTGGAAAGGCAAACCCAATCTATTATCCACGATTTGGAGAGTAACATTATAGACCAGCAACAATCAACTAATATTGCCAAAACTGCGTCAAGTGTTGATATCGTTGATATTACTAACAATTCTGGCAGCATAGCTTCAAATGCAAGAACTCAATCAAACATAACTCAATTCCTCCAAAAGCCACCGCCAGCTCGCAAAGTGGAGAAGATAGACCTACAACTTCTAAAAATGATAGTTAAAGGGCACCACGCATTCAGACTTGTTGAAGAGCCTGAATTCAAAATCCTTTTGGAATTGGTTTCCCGTTGTCCAAATTATACATTGCCGTCTAGAAAAAAAGTTTCGAATGTGTTGTTGTTAAGCACCTACAATGATGTCTTAGATGAtgttaaaattcaaattcaatctGCGTCTGCTGTATGCCTCACTACTGATGGATGGACATCCAGATCCCATTGTAGCTACTTGGCTGTAACAGCACATTATATTAACAACAATACCGAAATGAGAGCACATTTGCTATCGTGTGTAGAATTCAATGAAAGGCATACTGCTGAGAATCTGGCTGCTTGCATAAAGGAACTTTGTATAGAGTTCGGTATTTTGAATAAAGTGTCTGCAGTTGTGACTGACAATGCATCAAATATAGTGGCTGCAATCCGAGCAGGAAATTGGCGTTGGGTTGGGTGTTTTGCACATTCACTTAATTTGGTAGTTCAAAACTCATTACATCCAATAGACAGCATATTgaaaaaagtaagaaaaattgttactttttttcataaaagttCCAATGCACTAAAAAAGTTATATGAAAATCAACGACAGGGCACACAAACACCACTCAAGTTAAAACATGATGTTGAAACCAGGTGGAACTCCACATACGAAATGCTGCAAAGGATTTTTAATCTAAAAGATGCAGTAATTACAACGCTATCATTGATTAGACCTGATCTCTTGTTTCCACTGGAAGAATGGGACTTAATagaggaaattttgcccatactGAAACCTTTCTATCAAATGACAATGGACATTTCAGCAGAAAAAAGTGTTACTTTGTCAAAAGTTTTGGTATTATGTAACATTTTGGAGCAGACCATTTCAAAAATTACTTCTACTAATTCTATTATTTCTAACATGTTGACAATACTGAGGAATGACTTAAACACAAGATTTGGAAGCTATGAGAGAAACTACCTCTATGCTGAGAGCGCGCTACTTGATCCCCGCTTCAAGCGCAGAGCATTTAAAAGCGAAGGTTCTTACGATTTTGCTGTACAACAATTGAGGGAAAGGATAATCCGCATAAGATTGCCAGACGTTGATATAAATAACAATTCTGAAAGCGCAAAGCTTTCACCTCAAAACGATGACCTTGATGAGCCGGATTACTGGAAATTCTTTGACGAACAATATAAAAACAATACTAAGACTGAAAACAACACGGCAGCGGCCATAAAAGAATTGGATAAATACTTAAAGGAGGACTATATAGGACGAAAATTGGATCCTTTAAAATGGTGGAACTTGATGAAAAATGTGTATCCACGACTATATATCCATGTCTTGAAAAGATTATGCATTACTGCAACATCGGTACCATGTGAGCGAATCTTTTCCGCAACGGGACAGATAATTAGTGAAAGAAGAACCCATCTAAAACCATCGAAGGTAGAAAAAGTTGTATTTCTACATaacaatatgtaa
- the LOC131994268 gene encoding E3 SUMO-protein ligase ZBED1-like isoform X2, which produces MAEKRKSSAIWAHFEEIATEKAKCKYCKNILSIASGSIGNLSRHMKRKHPLIPIKVERQTQSIIHDLESNIIDQQQSTNIAKTASSVDIVDITNNSGSIASNARTQSNITQFLQKPPPARKVEKIDLQLLKMIVKGHHAFRLVEEPEFKILLELVSRCPNYTLPSRKKVSNVLLLSTYNDVLDDVKIQIQSASAVCLTTDGWTSRSHCSYLAVTAHYINNNTEMRAHLLSCVEFNERHTAENLAACIKELCIEFGILNKVSAVVTDNASNIVAAIRAGNWRWVGCFAHSLNLVVQNSLHPIDSILKKGTQTPLKLKHDVETRWNSTYEMLQRIFNLKDAVITTLSLIRPDLLFPLEEWDLIEEILPILKPFYQMTMDISAEKSVTLSKVLVLCNILEQTISKITSTNSIISNMLTILRNDLNTRFGSYERNYLYAESALLDPRFKRRAFKSEGSYDFAVQQLRERIIRIRLPDVDINNNSESAKLSPQNDDLDEPDYWKFFDEQYKNNTKTENNTAAAIKELDKYLKEDYIGRKLDPLKWWNLMKNVYPRLYIHVLKRLCITATSVPCERIFSATGQIISERRTHLKPSKVEKVVFLHNNM; this is translated from the exons ATGgctgaaaaaagaaaatccagTGCTATTTGGGCTCATTTTGAAGAAATTGCCACGGAAAaggcaaaatgcaaatattgcaaaaacatTCTCAGCATTGCCTCGGGTTCAATTGGGAACCTTAGTCGGCATATGAAAAGGAAACATCCTCTAATACCAATAAAAGTGGAAAGGCAAACCCAATCTATTATCCACGATTTGGAGAGTAACATTATAGACCAGCAACAATCAACTAATATTGCCAAAACTGCGTCAAGTGTTGATATCGTTGATATTACTAACAATTCTGGCAGCATAGCTTCAAATGCAAGAACTCAATCAAACATAACTCAATTCCTCCAAAAGCCACCGCCAGCTCGCAAAGTGGAGAAGATAGACCTACAACTTCTAAAAATGATAGTTAAAGGGCACCACGCATTCAGACTTGTTGAAGAGCCTGAATTCAAAATCCTTTTGGAATTGGTTTCCCGTTGTCCAAATTATACATTGCCGTCTAGAAAAAAAGTTTCGAATGTGTTGTTGTTAAGCACCTACAATGATGTCTTAGATGAtgttaaaattcaaattcaatctGCGTCTGCTGTATGCCTCACTACTGATGGATGGACATCCAGATCCCATTGTAGCTACTTGGCTGTAACAGCACATTATATTAACAACAATACCGAAATGAGAGCACATTTGCTATCGTGTGTAGAATTCAATGAAAGGCATACTGCTGAGAATCTGGCTGCTTGCATAAAGGAACTTTGTATAGAGTTCGGTATTTTGAATAAAGTGTCTGCAGTTGTGACTGACAATGCATCAAATATAGTGGCTGCAATCCGAGCAGGAAATTGGCGTTGGGTTGGGTGTTTTGCACATTCACTTAATTTGGTAGTTCAAAACTCATTACATCCAATAGACAGCATATTgaaaaaa GGCACACAAACACCACTCAAGTTAAAACATGATGTTGAAACCAGGTGGAACTCCACATACGAAATGCTGCAAAGGATTTTTAATCTAAAAGATGCAGTAATTACAACGCTATCATTGATTAGACCTGATCTCTTGTTTCCACTGGAAGAATGGGACTTAATagaggaaattttgcccatactGAAACCTTTCTATCAAATGACAATGGACATTTCAGCAGAAAAAAGTGTTACTTTGTCAAAAGTTTTGGTATTATGTAACATTTTGGAGCAGACCATTTCAAAAATTACTTCTACTAATTCTATTATTTCTAACATGTTGACAATACTGAGGAATGACTTAAACACAAGATTTGGAAGCTATGAGAGAAACTACCTCTATGCTGAGAGCGCGCTACTTGATCCCCGCTTCAAGCGCAGAGCATTTAAAAGCGAAGGTTCTTACGATTTTGCTGTACAACAATTGAGGGAAAGGATAATCCGCATAAGATTGCCAGACGTTGATATAAATAACAATTCTGAAAGCGCAAAGCTTTCACCTCAAAACGATGACCTTGATGAGCCGGATTACTGGAAATTCTTTGACGAACAATATAAAAACAATACTAAGACTGAAAACAACACGGCAGCGGCCATAAAAGAATTGGATAAATACTTAAAGGAGGACTATATAGGACGAAAATTGGATCCTTTAAAATGGTGGAACTTGATGAAAAATGTGTATCCACGACTATATATCCATGTCTTGAAAAGATTATGCATTACTGCAACATCGGTACCATGTGAGCGAATCTTTTCCGCAACGGGACAGATAATTAGTGAAAGAAGAACCCATCTAAAACCATCGAAGGTAGAAAAAGTTGTATTTCTACATaacaatatgtaa